A single Phragmites australis chromosome 4, lpPhrAust1.1, whole genome shotgun sequence DNA region contains:
- the LOC133914937 gene encoding ABC transporter G family member 48 isoform X2, whose amino-acid sequence MAAESNQHQHAAALASSSRRSLSWSSSISQSFRQMETEDPFGRAQAELEHRDEEENLRWAALEKLPTYDRMRRGIIRRELDGGGDGVEVVDIQKLAGGDGGRALLERLFQDDSERFLRRLRDRVDMVGIELPTIEVRYEQLKVEADVVAAGRALPTLWNATTNFLQGLIGRFGSNKRTITILKHVSGILKPSRMTLLLGPPSSGKSTLMRALTGKLDKNLKVSGSITYCGHPVSEFYPERTSAFVSQYDVHNAEMTVRETLDFSRRCLGIGARYEMLAELARRERDAGIKPDPEIDAFMKATAVQGHETNIVTDATLKVLGLDICADIIIGDEMIRGISGGQKKRVTTGEMLTGPARALFMDEISTGLDSSSTFQIVKFIRQLVHVMNETYNLFDDIILLSEGYIVYHGPRENILEFFESAGFRCPERKGVADFLQEVTSKKDQQQYWYLDQEQYRYVSVPEFAERFRSFHVGQQMLKELQIPFEKSKIHPAALTTRKYGLSSWESLKAVMSREQLLMKRNSFIYIFKVTQLIILALMSMTVFLRTKMPHGQISDGTKFFGALTFSLITVMFNGFAELQLTVKKLPVFYKHRDFLFFPAWTFGLANIILKVPVSLVEAAVWVVLTYYVMGFAPAAGRFFRQFIAFFATHQMAMALFRFLGAVLKTMVVANTFGMFVLLIVFIFGGFVIRKNDIKPWWIWGYWASPMMYSQNAISINEFLASRWAIPNNDTTIDAPTVGKAILKSKGLFTGEWGFWLSIGALIGFIILFNILYLLALTYLSPSSGSNTLVKERNEDEISQTECSDAAVSASVSPGTNGATNRLAQSRVTLPFQPLSLCFNHVNYYVDMPVEMKEQGFTESRLQLLSDISGAFRPGVLTALVGVSGAGKTTLMDVLAGRKTSGAIEGDITLSGYPKKQETFARISGYCEQTDIHSPNVTVYESIIYSAWLRLSSDVDDIMRKMFVEEVMALVELNVLRDALVGLPGVNGLSTEQRKRLTIAVELVANPSIIFMDEPTSGLDARAAAIVMRTVRNTVNTGRTVVCTIHQPSIDIFESFDELLLLKRGGQVIYAGELGRHSHKLVEYFEAIPGVPKITEGYNPATWVLEVSSPLSEARLNINFAEVYSNSVLYRKNQELIKELSIPPPDYQDLSFPTKYTQNFYGQCVANFWKQFRSYWKNPPYNAMRYLMTLLFGLVFGTVFWQKGKNIDSQQDLYNLLGATYAATFFLGASNCITVQPIVSIERAVFYREKAAGMYSPLSYAFAQTCVEVIYNVLQGILYTVLIYAMIGYDWKADKFFYFLFFIIASFNYFTLFGMMLVACTPSALLANILISFALPLWNLFAGFLVVRPAIPIWWRWYYWANPVSWTIYGVVASQFGENGGSLSVPGGSSVLVKQFLKDNLGIRHDFLGYVVLVHFAYIIVFFFVFGYSINFFNFQKR is encoded by the exons ATGGCGGCGGAGTCGAATCAGCATCAGCATGCGGCGGCGCTGGCGTCGTCTAGCCGCCGGAGCCTGAGCTGGAGCTCCTCCATCTCGCAGTCGTTCCGGCAGATGGAGACGGAGGACCCCTTCGGGCGGGCGCAGGCGGAGCTGGAGCACCGCGATGAGGAGGAGAACCTGCGCTGGGCGGCGCTCGAGAAGCTGCCCACCTACGACCGCATGCGCCGCGGCATCATCAGGAgggagctcgacggcggcggcgacggtgtcGAGGTCGTCGACATCCAGAAGCtggccggcggcgacggcggccgcgcCCTCCTGGAGCGACTGTTCCAGGACGACAGCGAGCGCTTCCTGCGCCGCCTCAGGGACCGCGTAGACAT GGTGGGCATCGAGCTCCCGACGATCGAGGTTCGGTACGAGCAGCTGAAAGTGGAGGCCGACGTTGTCGCCGCCGGCCGCGCCCTCCCCACGCTCTGGAACGCCACCACCAATTTTCTCCAG GGTCTCATTGGACGGTTTGGTTCAAACAAGAGGACCATTACCATACTTAAGCATGTCAGTGGAATCCTCAAGCCATCCAG GATGACGCTTCTTCTTGGACCTCCATCCTCAGGAAAGAGCACACTCATGCGAGCGCTCACTGGGAAGCTTGACAAAAACCTCAAG GTCTCTGGCAGCATCACATATTGTGGCCACCCAGTTTCTGAGTTCTACCCTGAGAGGACAAGTGCGTTCGTTAGTCAATACGATGTCCACAATGCGGAGATGACTGTAAGAGAGACGTTGGATTTCTCCAGGCGGTGCCTAGGCATTGGTGCCAGATATGAGATGCTCGCAGAACTCGCTAGAAGGGAGCGGGACGCAGGCATTAAGCCAGATCCTGAGATTGATGCTTTCATGAAAGCTACTGCAGTACAAGGACATGAGACTAATATTGTAACAGATGCCACTCTCAAG GTGCTTGGGCTGGACATTTGTGCCGATATTATTATTGGTGATGAGATGATCAGAGGAATTTCTGGTGGGCAAAAGAAACGTGTGACAACTG GGGAGATGTTAACAGGACCAGCAAGGGCTTTGTTCATGGACGAAATATCCACTGGTCTGGATAGCTCTAGCACATTTCAGATTGTAAAGTTTATAAGGCAATTGGTCCATGTGATGAAT GAGACCTACAATCTTTTTGATGATATAATCCTGCTATCAGAAGGATACATAGTCTACCATGGGCCACGCGAGAACATCTTGGAATTCTTCGAGTCTGCTGGTTTCCGGTGCCCCGAAAGGAAAGGTGTCGCGGACTTTCTTCAAGAGGTCACTTCCAAGAAAGACCAGCAGCAGTACTGGTACCTTGATCAGGAGCAGTATCGCTATGTGTCCGTCCCGGAGTTTGCAGAACGTTTCAGGTCATTCCATGTAGGCCAGCAGATGCTCAAGGAGCTGCAAATTCCTTTCGAAAAGTCCAAAATCCATCCTGCCGCGTTGACTACCAGAAAGTATGGGCTCTCCAGCTGGGAGTCACTTAAGGCAGTGATGTCGAGAGAGCAGCTGCTGATGAAGCGCAACTCCTTCATCTACATTTTCAAGGTCACCCAGTTGATCATCCTTGCACTCATGTCCATGACTGTGTTCCTCAGAACGAAGATGCCCCATGGACAGATTTCTGATGGCACCAAATTCTTTGGGGCTCTGACTTTTAGTTTAATCACGGTGATGTTCAATGGGTTTGCTGAGCTACAACTGACCGTAAAGAAGCTGCCTGTGTTCTACAAACATAGGGATTTCTTGTTCTTCCCCGCATGGACCTTTGGACTGGCAAACATAATCTTAAAAGTTCCTGTTTCGCTTGTGGAAGCAGCAGTATGGGTTGTTCTCACGTACTATGTGATGGGCTTTGCACCTGCTGCAGGAAG GTTCTTTCGTCAGTTTATAGCTTTCTTCGCCACACACCAAATGGCGATGGCTTTGTTCCGTTTTCTTGGTGCTGTTTTGAAAACAATGGTTGTGGCCAATACTTTTGGGATGTTTGTGCTGCTTATTGTTTTCATCTTTGGAGGATTTGTCATCCGTAAAA ATGACATCAAACCATGGTGGATCTGGGGTTACTGGGCATCTCCTATGATGTATAGCCAAAATGCGATATCTATCAACGAATTCCTTGCCAGTAGATGGGCTATT CCAAATAATGACACGACTATTGATGCACCAACAGTAGGCAAAGCTATTCTTAAATCCAAAGGCTTGTTTACTGGGGAGTGGGGATTTTGGCTTTCCATCGGAGCCCTTATCGGATTCATTATTTTGTTCAACATCCTTTACCTTTTGGCCCTTACGTACTTGAGTC CCAGTAGTGGCTCCAACACTCTAGTGAAAGAGAGAAATGAAGACGAAATATCCCAAACTGAATGCAGTGATGCAGCAGTCAGTGCGTCTG TTTCTCCAGGTACTAATGGTGCAACAAACAGACTAGCTCAGTCACGCGTTACTTTGCCTTTCCAGCCTCTTTCACTTTGTTTCAACCATGTAAACTATTATGTGGACATGCCTGTG GAAATGAAGGAGCAAGGATTCACAGAAAGCCGTTTACAGCTGCTCTCTGATATCAGTGGTGCTTTCAGGCCAGGTGTTCTGACGGCATTAGTTGGTGTGAGTGGAGCTGGAAAGACCACTTTAATGGATGTCCTAGCAGGAAGGAAAACTAGTGGAGCTATTGAAGGAGACATCACCCTCTCCGGTTACCCCAAAAAGCAAGAAACTTTTGCCCGGATTAGCGGCTATTGTGAACAGACGGATATCCATTCTCCAAATGTTACTGTATATGAATCCATTATCTACTCCGCTTGGCTGCGTCTTTCTTCAGATGTTGACGACATTATGAGAAAG ATGTTTGTGGAGGAAGTGATGGCCCTTGTAGAGCTTAATGTGTTGCGCGATGCTCTGGTGGGTCTCCCTGGAGTTAATGGGTTATCAACTGAACAAAGAAAAAGGCTGACAATTGCCGTGGAGTTGGTAGCGAACCCTTCAATCATCTTCATGGACGAGCCAACTTCTGGTCTTGACGCTCGAGCTGCAGCAATCGTCATGCGTACAGTGAGAAATACAGTTAATACTGGGCGTACTGTGGTTTGCACAATCCACCAGCCCAGCATTGATATATTTGAGTCTTTTGATGag CTTCTACTTTTGAAACGGGGAGGGCAAGTTATTTATGCTGGTGAACTTGGTCGTCACTCTCACAAATTAGTCGAATATTTTGAG GCAATACCAGGTGTTCCAAAGATCACAGAAGGGTACAATCCTGCGACATGGGTGCTAGAAGTTAGCTCCCCTCTATCTGAGGCTCGACTGAACATAAATTTTGCTGAAGTTTATTCTAATTCTGTGCTTTATAG GAAAAACCAAGAGCTTATTAAGGAGTTAAGTATTCCCCCACCAGACTACCAGGATCTgtcatttcctactaaatataCGCAGAATTTCTACGGCCAATGTGTTGCAAACTTTTGGAAGCAATTCCGTTCTTATTGGAAGAATCCACCCTACAATGCCATGCGCTATCTGATGACATTGCTCTTTGGCCTTGTATTTGGCACAGTATTTTGGCAAAAGGGAAAGAACAT AGATTCGCAACAAGATTTGTACAATCTACTTGGAGCCACATATGCCGCTACCTTCTTCCTTGGGGCTTCCAATTGCATCACAGTTCAGCCTATTGTGTCTATTGAGCGAGCAGTTTTCTATCGCGAAAAGGCAGCGGGGATGTACTCTCCTTTGTCCTACGCATTTGCTCAG ACATGTGTGGAGGTCATCTACAACGTCCTACAGGGGATTCTGTACACAGTCCTCATCTATGCCATGATTGGATACGATTGGAAAGCTGATAAATTCTTCTATTTCCTGTTCTTCATCATTGCGAGCTTCAACTACTTCACATTGTTCGGTATGATGCTGGTAGCATGCACTCCCTCTGCATTGCTCGCAAACATTCTCATCTCGTTTGCACTGCCTCTTTGGAACCTGTTTGCTGGATTCCTCGTCGTTAGACCG GCAATACCGATTTGGTGGAGGTGGTACTACTGGGCTAACCCAGTCTCGTGGACAATCTATGGTGTTGTCGCGTCACAATTTGGCGAGAATGGCGGCTCACTTTCAGTTCCCGGCGGGAGCTCTGTGCTGGTGAAGCAGTTCTTGAAGGATAATCTCGGCATCCGGCATGACTTCCTCGGCTATGTTGTGCTCGTCCATTTCGCCTACATCATAGTATTCTTCTTCGTATTTGGTTATTCCATCAACTTCTTCAACTTCCAGAAACGTTAG
- the LOC133914937 gene encoding ABC transporter G family member 48 isoform X1 has protein sequence MAAESNQHQHAAALASSSRRSLSWSSSISQSFRQMETEDPFGRAQAELEHRDEEENLRWAALEKLPTYDRMRRGIIRRELDGGGDGVEVVDIQKLAGGDGGRALLERLFQDDSERFLRRLRDRVDMVGIELPTIEVRYEQLKVEADVVAAGRALPTLWNATTNFLQGLIGRFGSNKRTITILKHVSGILKPSRMTLLLGPPSSGKSTLMRALTGKLDKNLKVSGSITYCGHPVSEFYPERTSAFVSQYDVHNAEMTVRETLDFSRRCLGIGARYEMLAELARRERDAGIKPDPEIDAFMKATAVQGHETNIVTDATLKVLGLDICADIIIGDEMIRGISGGQKKRVTTGEMLTGPARALFMDEISTGLDSSSTFQIVKFIRQLVHVMNETVMISLLQPPPETYNLFDDIILLSEGYIVYHGPRENILEFFESAGFRCPERKGVADFLQEVTSKKDQQQYWYLDQEQYRYVSVPEFAERFRSFHVGQQMLKELQIPFEKSKIHPAALTTRKYGLSSWESLKAVMSREQLLMKRNSFIYIFKVTQLIILALMSMTVFLRTKMPHGQISDGTKFFGALTFSLITVMFNGFAELQLTVKKLPVFYKHRDFLFFPAWTFGLANIILKVPVSLVEAAVWVVLTYYVMGFAPAAGRFFRQFIAFFATHQMAMALFRFLGAVLKTMVVANTFGMFVLLIVFIFGGFVIRKNDIKPWWIWGYWASPMMYSQNAISINEFLASRWAIPNNDTTIDAPTVGKAILKSKGLFTGEWGFWLSIGALIGFIILFNILYLLALTYLSPSSGSNTLVKERNEDEISQTECSDAAVSASVSPGTNGATNRLAQSRVTLPFQPLSLCFNHVNYYVDMPVEMKEQGFTESRLQLLSDISGAFRPGVLTALVGVSGAGKTTLMDVLAGRKTSGAIEGDITLSGYPKKQETFARISGYCEQTDIHSPNVTVYESIIYSAWLRLSSDVDDIMRKMFVEEVMALVELNVLRDALVGLPGVNGLSTEQRKRLTIAVELVANPSIIFMDEPTSGLDARAAAIVMRTVRNTVNTGRTVVCTIHQPSIDIFESFDELLLLKRGGQVIYAGELGRHSHKLVEYFEAIPGVPKITEGYNPATWVLEVSSPLSEARLNINFAEVYSNSVLYRKNQELIKELSIPPPDYQDLSFPTKYTQNFYGQCVANFWKQFRSYWKNPPYNAMRYLMTLLFGLVFGTVFWQKGKNIDSQQDLYNLLGATYAATFFLGASNCITVQPIVSIERAVFYREKAAGMYSPLSYAFAQTCVEVIYNVLQGILYTVLIYAMIGYDWKADKFFYFLFFIIASFNYFTLFGMMLVACTPSALLANILISFALPLWNLFAGFLVVRPAIPIWWRWYYWANPVSWTIYGVVASQFGENGGSLSVPGGSSVLVKQFLKDNLGIRHDFLGYVVLVHFAYIIVFFFVFGYSINFFNFQKR, from the exons ATGGCGGCGGAGTCGAATCAGCATCAGCATGCGGCGGCGCTGGCGTCGTCTAGCCGCCGGAGCCTGAGCTGGAGCTCCTCCATCTCGCAGTCGTTCCGGCAGATGGAGACGGAGGACCCCTTCGGGCGGGCGCAGGCGGAGCTGGAGCACCGCGATGAGGAGGAGAACCTGCGCTGGGCGGCGCTCGAGAAGCTGCCCACCTACGACCGCATGCGCCGCGGCATCATCAGGAgggagctcgacggcggcggcgacggtgtcGAGGTCGTCGACATCCAGAAGCtggccggcggcgacggcggccgcgcCCTCCTGGAGCGACTGTTCCAGGACGACAGCGAGCGCTTCCTGCGCCGCCTCAGGGACCGCGTAGACAT GGTGGGCATCGAGCTCCCGACGATCGAGGTTCGGTACGAGCAGCTGAAAGTGGAGGCCGACGTTGTCGCCGCCGGCCGCGCCCTCCCCACGCTCTGGAACGCCACCACCAATTTTCTCCAG GGTCTCATTGGACGGTTTGGTTCAAACAAGAGGACCATTACCATACTTAAGCATGTCAGTGGAATCCTCAAGCCATCCAG GATGACGCTTCTTCTTGGACCTCCATCCTCAGGAAAGAGCACACTCATGCGAGCGCTCACTGGGAAGCTTGACAAAAACCTCAAG GTCTCTGGCAGCATCACATATTGTGGCCACCCAGTTTCTGAGTTCTACCCTGAGAGGACAAGTGCGTTCGTTAGTCAATACGATGTCCACAATGCGGAGATGACTGTAAGAGAGACGTTGGATTTCTCCAGGCGGTGCCTAGGCATTGGTGCCAGATATGAGATGCTCGCAGAACTCGCTAGAAGGGAGCGGGACGCAGGCATTAAGCCAGATCCTGAGATTGATGCTTTCATGAAAGCTACTGCAGTACAAGGACATGAGACTAATATTGTAACAGATGCCACTCTCAAG GTGCTTGGGCTGGACATTTGTGCCGATATTATTATTGGTGATGAGATGATCAGAGGAATTTCTGGTGGGCAAAAGAAACGTGTGACAACTG GGGAGATGTTAACAGGACCAGCAAGGGCTTTGTTCATGGACGAAATATCCACTGGTCTGGATAGCTCTAGCACATTTCAGATTGTAAAGTTTATAAGGCAATTGGTCCATGTGATGAATGAGACTGTCATGATCTCCCTCCTCCAGCCACCGCCAGAGACCTACAATCTTTTTGATGATATAATCCTGCTATCAGAAGGATACATAGTCTACCATGGGCCACGCGAGAACATCTTGGAATTCTTCGAGTCTGCTGGTTTCCGGTGCCCCGAAAGGAAAGGTGTCGCGGACTTTCTTCAAGAGGTCACTTCCAAGAAAGACCAGCAGCAGTACTGGTACCTTGATCAGGAGCAGTATCGCTATGTGTCCGTCCCGGAGTTTGCAGAACGTTTCAGGTCATTCCATGTAGGCCAGCAGATGCTCAAGGAGCTGCAAATTCCTTTCGAAAAGTCCAAAATCCATCCTGCCGCGTTGACTACCAGAAAGTATGGGCTCTCCAGCTGGGAGTCACTTAAGGCAGTGATGTCGAGAGAGCAGCTGCTGATGAAGCGCAACTCCTTCATCTACATTTTCAAGGTCACCCAGTTGATCATCCTTGCACTCATGTCCATGACTGTGTTCCTCAGAACGAAGATGCCCCATGGACAGATTTCTGATGGCACCAAATTCTTTGGGGCTCTGACTTTTAGTTTAATCACGGTGATGTTCAATGGGTTTGCTGAGCTACAACTGACCGTAAAGAAGCTGCCTGTGTTCTACAAACATAGGGATTTCTTGTTCTTCCCCGCATGGACCTTTGGACTGGCAAACATAATCTTAAAAGTTCCTGTTTCGCTTGTGGAAGCAGCAGTATGGGTTGTTCTCACGTACTATGTGATGGGCTTTGCACCTGCTGCAGGAAG GTTCTTTCGTCAGTTTATAGCTTTCTTCGCCACACACCAAATGGCGATGGCTTTGTTCCGTTTTCTTGGTGCTGTTTTGAAAACAATGGTTGTGGCCAATACTTTTGGGATGTTTGTGCTGCTTATTGTTTTCATCTTTGGAGGATTTGTCATCCGTAAAA ATGACATCAAACCATGGTGGATCTGGGGTTACTGGGCATCTCCTATGATGTATAGCCAAAATGCGATATCTATCAACGAATTCCTTGCCAGTAGATGGGCTATT CCAAATAATGACACGACTATTGATGCACCAACAGTAGGCAAAGCTATTCTTAAATCCAAAGGCTTGTTTACTGGGGAGTGGGGATTTTGGCTTTCCATCGGAGCCCTTATCGGATTCATTATTTTGTTCAACATCCTTTACCTTTTGGCCCTTACGTACTTGAGTC CCAGTAGTGGCTCCAACACTCTAGTGAAAGAGAGAAATGAAGACGAAATATCCCAAACTGAATGCAGTGATGCAGCAGTCAGTGCGTCTG TTTCTCCAGGTACTAATGGTGCAACAAACAGACTAGCTCAGTCACGCGTTACTTTGCCTTTCCAGCCTCTTTCACTTTGTTTCAACCATGTAAACTATTATGTGGACATGCCTGTG GAAATGAAGGAGCAAGGATTCACAGAAAGCCGTTTACAGCTGCTCTCTGATATCAGTGGTGCTTTCAGGCCAGGTGTTCTGACGGCATTAGTTGGTGTGAGTGGAGCTGGAAAGACCACTTTAATGGATGTCCTAGCAGGAAGGAAAACTAGTGGAGCTATTGAAGGAGACATCACCCTCTCCGGTTACCCCAAAAAGCAAGAAACTTTTGCCCGGATTAGCGGCTATTGTGAACAGACGGATATCCATTCTCCAAATGTTACTGTATATGAATCCATTATCTACTCCGCTTGGCTGCGTCTTTCTTCAGATGTTGACGACATTATGAGAAAG ATGTTTGTGGAGGAAGTGATGGCCCTTGTAGAGCTTAATGTGTTGCGCGATGCTCTGGTGGGTCTCCCTGGAGTTAATGGGTTATCAACTGAACAAAGAAAAAGGCTGACAATTGCCGTGGAGTTGGTAGCGAACCCTTCAATCATCTTCATGGACGAGCCAACTTCTGGTCTTGACGCTCGAGCTGCAGCAATCGTCATGCGTACAGTGAGAAATACAGTTAATACTGGGCGTACTGTGGTTTGCACAATCCACCAGCCCAGCATTGATATATTTGAGTCTTTTGATGag CTTCTACTTTTGAAACGGGGAGGGCAAGTTATTTATGCTGGTGAACTTGGTCGTCACTCTCACAAATTAGTCGAATATTTTGAG GCAATACCAGGTGTTCCAAAGATCACAGAAGGGTACAATCCTGCGACATGGGTGCTAGAAGTTAGCTCCCCTCTATCTGAGGCTCGACTGAACATAAATTTTGCTGAAGTTTATTCTAATTCTGTGCTTTATAG GAAAAACCAAGAGCTTATTAAGGAGTTAAGTATTCCCCCACCAGACTACCAGGATCTgtcatttcctactaaatataCGCAGAATTTCTACGGCCAATGTGTTGCAAACTTTTGGAAGCAATTCCGTTCTTATTGGAAGAATCCACCCTACAATGCCATGCGCTATCTGATGACATTGCTCTTTGGCCTTGTATTTGGCACAGTATTTTGGCAAAAGGGAAAGAACAT AGATTCGCAACAAGATTTGTACAATCTACTTGGAGCCACATATGCCGCTACCTTCTTCCTTGGGGCTTCCAATTGCATCACAGTTCAGCCTATTGTGTCTATTGAGCGAGCAGTTTTCTATCGCGAAAAGGCAGCGGGGATGTACTCTCCTTTGTCCTACGCATTTGCTCAG ACATGTGTGGAGGTCATCTACAACGTCCTACAGGGGATTCTGTACACAGTCCTCATCTATGCCATGATTGGATACGATTGGAAAGCTGATAAATTCTTCTATTTCCTGTTCTTCATCATTGCGAGCTTCAACTACTTCACATTGTTCGGTATGATGCTGGTAGCATGCACTCCCTCTGCATTGCTCGCAAACATTCTCATCTCGTTTGCACTGCCTCTTTGGAACCTGTTTGCTGGATTCCTCGTCGTTAGACCG GCAATACCGATTTGGTGGAGGTGGTACTACTGGGCTAACCCAGTCTCGTGGACAATCTATGGTGTTGTCGCGTCACAATTTGGCGAGAATGGCGGCTCACTTTCAGTTCCCGGCGGGAGCTCTGTGCTGGTGAAGCAGTTCTTGAAGGATAATCTCGGCATCCGGCATGACTTCCTCGGCTATGTTGTGCTCGTCCATTTCGCCTACATCATAGTATTCTTCTTCGTATTTGGTTATTCCATCAACTTCTTCAACTTCCAGAAACGTTAG